The Thermoanaerobacterales bacterium genome includes the window AACAGTTGGGGGCTCCGAAAGACGATGAAATCCAACGGATCCGTGAATTACTGCGTGAGATCCGGGAAATGGATATCGTCGTGAGACAGGCCGTCGCATTTCGGCGCGAACTGGCCCGGAAGGCATTGGAGAGGGCACGGAACGAACGGAAAGGGTTGGCTTATCTTAAGTCGGGGATGAGTCTCGGCGGAGGGCTCGTGAACGATAAGGGGTAACCGTCGCCGACACCTTAAACCTCGGCGTTCAGCCCCAAACCGGCGGGGTGGGGCGGCTCTTCACCTTCCCCCGAAAGGCTACGGCGGGCGCGGTCAAGTTCGTCATCGGTCAGGAAACGCTGATGGCGGCCGTGCTCGTCGACTAGTTCCACCCGCAGGCGGCGCTGGCGGCGGTCCCTTTCGCTTCTCTCATCCCCACCCTTTTCCTTCCCTTCCTTTTCATCATGAACCCGAAAGCGAAAAGGGTAGTTTGAAAGCTCCGCCAGGCGGTTCAGGTGCTCCACCAGGCGGATGAGTTCCTCCAGGCCGACAAGCTGTTTGGCGACCAGATTCTGCTCGTCGGTCACTCCCGGCCGGGCCTGGGCCGGGTCGACCTTGCGGGCGGCGATGGCATCGTAGGTGAGCATTGATTGGAGGCCGCCGGCGCCGATTTTCATCCGCGGCCACCTCCCATGGAGCGAGATTATCTTAAGAAGTCAATAAGGGTGGTCTGCATCAGGCGGGCGCCAGCCGAAAGCGACGCACGGTAAGCGATCTCCCGCTGACTGAACTCGATGGTCACCTTGGCGATGTCGCTGTCCTCCAGCCCGGAGAGGACCCCGGTGAAGCGCACCTCCTGGTCCGTGTACTGCCCCTTAAGAGACTCCAGGTGGTTAGTGCGGGAGCCGATCTTGACACGGGCTTCCATAACTGTATCCATACGCTGGTCGATTTGACCGATCAGATTGCCGACCTGGGTTGTATTACCGGTGTCTAGAGCGTTACGTAGGGCGAAAAGCGTTTCGAAGATACCACCGGTAACATTGCCGCCGGCGTCTACCTGGCCGAAAACACCCTCATAAGGTGCTGTAGCTCCCTCAAGCCCGGCGTCCACACGCACGCGGTGGTCAACGGCCACCTCCCGCTCGATGGGGTTCGCGTTGCCGGAGTAGGTTACAGTCTCTGCCACGGCATCAACAGTGTATGGCTTCGTGCTCATCGCCGTACCGGCGAAGATGTACTTCCCGCCGAGCTGGCTGTTCGCAACCTTATCCATGGCGTCAATCAGCCCCTCAATCTGCCGGGCCAGAACAGCCTGATCCTCAGGAGTCAGGGTGTCGCTCGCTCCCTGAACGGCAATCTCCCGCGCCTTCTGTAAGAGGCCGGTGGCGTCGCCGAGCGCGGCGTCGGTCTCATAAAGCCAGGACAGCCCGTCGGTTATGTTCCGCGTGAACTGGTAGTTGTGGTCAAGGGCGACACGCATCTCCATCACCCGGTTGGCAGCCGTGGGGTCGTCGCTGGGCCGGTTGATCTTTTTCCCGGTCGACATGCGCTCCTGCGCCCGTACCAACTCCTCCAGGTTGCCCTGGACGCTGTTGATCATCCGCCTCCCGACCATATTATGGGTAATCCGCATTCCTTAAACCCCCATCCGGTTGATAATGGTATCGAGCATTGCGTCCAGGACGGTCACCACCCGGGCCGAAGCCTGGTAGGCATACTGGTACTGGGTCAGGTTCGCCAGTTCCTCGTCGATGGAAACGCCGATCACGGACTGGCGCAGGTTCTGCAGTTGCTCACGTACGGCCTGGGCGCTCTTGACCCGGTCGGCGGCTCCCGAGACATCGGTGCCGATGCGCGTCACCAGTTGGGTGTAAAAGCCTTCAAAGGTGGTATCGCCCAATGCGGCAATGGCATCATCACGCAGGCCGGCCACGTCAAGAGCCAATGTGCCGTCGATCTTTGTGACATCGAGTATGATGTCAGGGTGAACAGAAAAGCTGGATGCATCGGTGCCGGCAAAGAAATCAGCACGAGTGGTTCCATTATCCGGGTGTTTGGCGTTTACCTGTGTAATCAACGCCTGCGCCAGTTCGTTCAGGTTATTTATGTAGCCGATCACCTTCTGCCGGGCGCTCTCCAGCCCGACCAGGGAGCCGGGGGCATTGGCGTCGGCCAGGGTCGTGACGTTAACCGCCGGGGATGTTCCAATCGTCACGGTGAAAGGGCTGCCCCCATTGAGCGGGAAGTCGCCTGTTACATTGGCCGGTGGATTCGTACCGTTGATAAGGACCTCTCCGAACAACCGAACCTCAACCTGACCGTCCGCCAGAGAGGTGACCTGAATCTCCCCGATCGCCGCCAGCTTGTCAAGGAGAACATCCCGACGGTCCATCAGGTCGTTGGCCTTGTAGTCGGCATTTCCCAGGCTGGCGATGGCCTGATTGATAGCCGCAATCTGATCCGCCAAGTTGTTAATCTCGTCGACCTTGTTCTCGAGATCGTTTTCCAAACCGTCCCGGTTGTCCACGAGTTGGCCATAGGTCACTTTAACCATGGAGGTCAACTCTTCCCCGGCCTCGCGCACGGCGGCCTTCAGGCCGGGGTCCTGGGGGTTATTGTTTAAGTCCTGCCAGTAGTTAAAGAACTTGCCGATGACACTCTGAAGGCCGTAATCGGTCGGCTCGGGGAAAAGGGCCTCGACCCGCGCCAAGGCATCCGAGCGCTCCTCCCAATAGCCGGCGTCGCCCAGCGCCCAGCGGACGTGGCTGTCGATAATGCTATCCCGGACCCGGCGGATCTCACTGACCGTCACCCCGGTGCCGAGCTGCCCGGGCGTCACCTTCTGCGTCATCATCGGGATCGTGTACGGGTTTTCGGCCGTATGCACCGCCTGCTGGCGGGTGTAGCCTTC containing:
- the flgL gene encoding flagellar hook-associated protein FlgL, which encodes MRITHNMVGRRMINSVQGNLEELVRAQERMSTGKKINRPSDDPTAANRVMEMRVALDHNYQFTRNITDGLSWLYETDAALGDATGLLQKAREIAVQGASDTLTPEDQAVLARQIEGLIDAMDKVANSQLGGKYIFAGTAMSTKPYTVDAVAETVTYSGNANPIEREVAVDHRVRVDAGLEGATAPYEGVFGQVDAGGNVTGGIFETLFALRNALDTGNTTQVGNLIGQIDQRMDTVMEARVKIGSRTNHLESLKGQYTDQEVRFTGVLSGLEDSDIAKVTIEFSQREIAYRASLSAGARLMQTTLIDFLR
- the flgK gene encoding flagellar hook-associated protein FlgK translates to MLSTFFGLEIARRGLMAQRAAMDTTSHNIANANTEGYTRQQAVHTAENPYTIPMMTQKVTPGQLGTGVTVSEIRRVRDSIIDSHVRWALGDAGYWEERSDALARVEALFPEPTDYGLQSVIGKFFNYWQDLNNNPQDPGLKAAVREAGEELTSMVKVTYGQLVDNRDGLENDLENKVDEINNLADQIAAINQAIASLGNADYKANDLMDRRDVLLDKLAAIGEIQVTSLADGQVEVRLFGEVLINGTNPPANVTGDFPLNGGSPFTVTIGTSPAVNVTTLADANAPGSLVGLESARQKVIGYINNLNELAQALITQVNAKHPDNGTTRADFFAGTDASSFSVHPDIILDVTKIDGTLALDVAGLRDDAIAALGDTTFEGFYTQLVTRIGTDVSGAADRVKSAQAVREQLQNLRQSVIGVSIDEELANLTQYQYAYQASARVVTVLDAMLDTIINRMGV
- a CDS encoding flagellar protein FliT, yielding MPQESVCDLLNEIRAVTKKMVDATEAGDDGLDTLASLLERRQELMNRVDNLHREQLGAPKDDEIQRIRELLREIREMDIVVRQAVAFRRELARKALERARNERKGLAYLKSGMSLGGGLVNDKG